A part of Gemmatimonas groenlandica genomic DNA contains:
- the proS gene encoding proline--tRNA ligase yields the protein MSDDKKLTTRADNFSEWYNELVLRSELADYSPVRGCMVIRPHGYGIWERMQRALDDMFKATGHVNAYFPLFIPESFLSKEAEHVEGFAPECAVVTMGGGKVLEERLVVRPTSETIIYSMFAKWVQSYRDLPLLYNQWANVVRWEMRTRLFLRTMEFLWQEGHTAHATHDEAEEETRRMLGVYREFMEGYMAMPVITGQKTNSEKFAGALRTYACEAMMQDNKALQAGTSHNLGQNFAKAFDLSFQNEQGEQAFAWNTSWGVSTRMIGGLVMTHGDDAGLRLPPKLTPIQMVIVPIWKTEEERAATVEMAKRIADDLGSFKRPDHERIRVHVDDRVGVKPGAKYYHWELRGIPLRMEIGPRDLASNTGMLARRDTREKRPISFDTLRTELPVVLDLIQADMLAAARARVEANTIRERISYDKFKEVMDGPGAFVYAGWNGDPAVEQQVKEETKATIRVIPDLEYRSPEAPTTCMVTGEPAKYEVVWARSY from the coding sequence ATGAGTGACGACAAGAAGCTGACCACACGCGCCGACAACTTCAGCGAGTGGTACAACGAGTTGGTCCTGCGTTCGGAACTCGCCGACTACTCGCCGGTGCGCGGGTGCATGGTCATCCGGCCGCACGGCTACGGCATCTGGGAGCGCATGCAGCGCGCGCTCGACGACATGTTCAAGGCGACGGGTCACGTGAACGCCTACTTCCCGCTGTTCATTCCGGAGAGCTTCCTCTCGAAGGAAGCGGAGCACGTGGAAGGCTTCGCGCCGGAATGCGCGGTGGTCACGATGGGGGGTGGCAAAGTGCTCGAGGAACGTCTCGTCGTGCGCCCCACGTCGGAGACGATCATCTACTCGATGTTCGCGAAGTGGGTACAGAGCTATCGCGACCTGCCGTTGTTGTACAATCAGTGGGCCAACGTCGTGCGTTGGGAGATGCGTACGCGGCTGTTCCTGCGCACGATGGAATTCCTCTGGCAGGAAGGCCATACGGCGCACGCCACGCATGACGAGGCCGAAGAAGAGACGCGCCGCATGCTGGGCGTCTACCGTGAGTTCATGGAAGGCTACATGGCCATGCCCGTGATCACCGGGCAGAAGACGAACTCCGAGAAGTTTGCCGGCGCGCTCCGCACGTACGCCTGTGAAGCGATGATGCAGGACAACAAGGCGCTGCAAGCCGGCACGTCGCACAACCTCGGGCAGAACTTCGCCAAGGCATTCGACCTCAGCTTCCAGAACGAACAGGGTGAGCAGGCGTTCGCGTGGAACACCAGCTGGGGCGTCTCCACGCGTATGATCGGCGGCCTCGTGATGACGCATGGTGATGACGCGGGCCTGCGGTTACCGCCGAAGCTCACGCCGATTCAGATGGTGATTGTGCCGATCTGGAAGACCGAAGAGGAGCGCGCGGCGACGGTGGAGATGGCGAAGCGTATCGCCGATGACCTGGGCAGCTTCAAGCGTCCCGATCACGAGCGGATTCGCGTGCATGTCGACGACCGCGTCGGCGTGAAGCCGGGTGCGAAGTACTATCACTGGGAGCTGCGCGGCATTCCGTTGCGCATGGAAATCGGACCGCGCGATCTGGCGTCGAATACCGGTATGCTGGCGCGTCGCGACACGCGTGAAAAGCGTCCGATCAGCTTCGATACCCTGCGCACCGAACTGCCGGTGGTGCTCGATTTGATTCAGGCCGACATGCTGGCGGCCGCCCGTGCGCGCGTGGAAGCGAATACGATCCGGGAGCGCATCAGCTACGACAAGTTCAAGGAAGTCATGGACGGCCCGGGCGCGTTTGTGTATGCCGGTTGGAACGGCGACCCCGCGGTGGAACAGCAGGTGAAGGAAGAGACGAAGGCGACGATCCGCGTGATTCCGGATCTGGAGTACCGCTCGCCGGAAGCGCCGACGACGTGTATGGTGACGGGTGAGCCTGCGAAGTATGAGGTCGTGTGGGCGCGCTCGTACTGA
- the hisS gene encoding histidine--tRNA ligase: protein MPPKLLPGFRDFYPEQFAERAHIFETWRRIVRRYAFQEYDGPPLEPLELYTQKSGDEIVGQLFDFVDKGGRAVAMRPEMTPTFARMVGARAQTLRKPVRWFSMPQLFRYERTQKGRLREHFQLNVDIVGEADVLADAELLSVAVEIMAAFGLTASDVRARVSDRRLLNGLLAHLAIDEPTWPAVYAVLDKLERQPQEISAEKLAAAGLPPATVEVILGFATLDFATLQSRYGQAPEVAPHVERFAQYVSHCDALGIADWLRFDLTIVRGLAYYTGIVFELFDNIGEFRAICGGGRYDNLLKSLGGTDLPALGFGMGDVVLGELLKARGLMKAPAPSVALWIAQAPDSASYPTAMLQTAARLRADGHAVEFALRDQRVEKQLEAARKAGSLATIVVDTTDAAPSYRARAAGAQEAIVQTLDALSTWASSTLNRTDTSHE, encoded by the coding sequence ATGCCTCCAAAGCTCCTCCCGGGTTTCCGAGATTTCTATCCCGAGCAGTTCGCCGAGCGAGCCCACATCTTCGAGACCTGGCGCCGCATCGTGCGGCGCTATGCGTTTCAGGAGTATGATGGGCCGCCACTCGAGCCGCTCGAGCTCTATACGCAGAAGAGCGGCGATGAGATCGTCGGTCAGCTGTTCGACTTCGTCGATAAAGGTGGACGTGCGGTCGCCATGCGTCCGGAGATGACACCGACATTCGCCCGCATGGTCGGCGCGCGCGCGCAAACGCTGCGCAAGCCGGTCCGCTGGTTCTCGATGCCGCAGCTGTTTCGCTATGAACGGACGCAGAAAGGACGGCTGCGCGAACACTTTCAGCTGAACGTCGACATCGTCGGTGAAGCCGACGTCCTCGCCGATGCCGAACTGCTGTCGGTGGCGGTGGAGATCATGGCGGCGTTCGGGTTGACGGCCAGCGACGTGCGGGCGCGCGTGAGCGATCGCCGATTGCTGAACGGACTGCTCGCACACCTCGCCATCGACGAGCCCACCTGGCCGGCGGTGTACGCCGTGCTCGACAAGCTTGAACGTCAGCCGCAGGAGATCTCGGCCGAGAAGCTGGCGGCCGCCGGATTACCGCCGGCGACCGTCGAGGTGATTCTGGGATTCGCGACACTCGACTTCGCCACGTTGCAATCGCGGTATGGTCAGGCACCCGAGGTTGCACCGCATGTGGAGCGATTCGCCCAGTACGTCTCGCACTGCGACGCGTTGGGCATCGCCGACTGGCTGCGCTTTGACCTCACGATCGTGCGCGGGCTCGCGTACTACACCGGCATCGTGTTCGAACTCTTCGACAACATCGGCGAGTTCCGGGCGATCTGCGGCGGCGGACGGTACGACAACCTGCTCAAGTCGCTCGGCGGCACCGATCTGCCCGCGCTCGGATTCGGCATGGGCGACGTCGTGCTCGGCGAGCTGCTGAAAGCGCGCGGATTGATGAAGGCGCCGGCACCGTCGGTCGCGCTCTGGATCGCGCAGGCGCCGGACAGTGCGTCGTATCCCACCGCGATGTTACAGACGGCGGCGCGACTGCGGGCCGATGGTCATGCGGTGGAGTTTGCGTTGCGCGATCAGCGCGTGGAAAAGCAGTTGGAAGCGGCCCGGAAAGCCGGAAGTCTCGCCACGATCGTGGTGGATACGACCGACGCCGCGCCGAGTTACCGCGCCCGCGCGGCCGGCGCACAGGAAGCTATCGTGCAGACCCTTGATGCCCTGAGCACGTGGGCATCGTCGACGTTGAATCGAACGGATACCAGCCATGAGTGA
- a CDS encoding bifunctional folylpolyglutamate synthase/dihydrofolate synthase, which translates to MADSAYHDALRRLFSRTGGAWRLGLERVSELLGLLGDPQRSYPVFHVAGTNGKGSTVATLDAMLRGSGLRVGRYTSPHLVDFAERVVVDGAPMPHEAITTWLGRWEPEMTRLGATFFEATTAMALDWFATQQVDVAIVEVGLGGRLDATNTVDPLAAAVTQIGFDHLEFLGDTLESIAGEKAGIYKRGAAAVVGETQPEIRALLAARAESVGADPVLVTGRDWQVRDISVGGAGTSFTLVTADGERRLTTPLIGEFQAHNAGVALAMLRGAGGRWLEIERNAEALLPEVRLSGRFHRAGPWLFDVAHNADGAATVAANLLEVGAPLPVSAVVCVLRDKDWAGILRAVARVATHIVVTMAPTAPVARAWNLDEVMAWAEAEGLPVQRVDDFALALDRAREHAATVLVTGSFHTVGDAMERLQVDPLAR; encoded by the coding sequence ATGGCCGATTCGGCATATCACGACGCGCTCCGCCGGCTGTTCTCGCGCACTGGCGGTGCGTGGCGTCTCGGTCTCGAGCGCGTTTCGGAACTGCTCGGGTTACTCGGCGATCCGCAGCGATCGTACCCCGTGTTTCATGTGGCGGGCACGAACGGGAAGGGGAGTACCGTCGCGACGCTCGACGCGATGCTCCGCGGTTCGGGCCTTCGCGTCGGTCGGTACACCTCGCCGCACTTGGTGGATTTCGCCGAGCGCGTGGTCGTTGACGGCGCGCCGATGCCACATGAGGCCATTACCACGTGGCTGGGCCGGTGGGAGCCCGAGATGACGCGCCTTGGCGCCACCTTCTTCGAGGCGACGACCGCTATGGCCCTCGACTGGTTTGCGACCCAGCAGGTCGATGTGGCCATCGTGGAAGTCGGGCTTGGTGGCCGCCTCGATGCCACGAACACGGTGGATCCGCTCGCGGCGGCGGTCACGCAGATCGGATTCGACCATCTCGAGTTTCTTGGCGATACGCTGGAGTCGATCGCGGGAGAGAAGGCCGGCATCTACAAGCGCGGCGCGGCCGCCGTGGTCGGCGAGACGCAGCCGGAGATTCGGGCGCTCCTGGCGGCTCGCGCGGAATCCGTGGGGGCGGATCCGGTGCTGGTAACCGGTCGCGACTGGCAGGTGCGCGATATCTCGGTCGGTGGCGCCGGCACTTCCTTCACGCTGGTCACGGCAGACGGTGAGCGACGCTTGACGACTCCCCTGATCGGCGAGTTTCAAGCGCACAACGCGGGTGTGGCGTTGGCGATGTTGCGAGGCGCCGGCGGGCGATGGCTCGAGATCGAGCGGAATGCCGAGGCGTTGCTGCCCGAGGTGCGGCTGTCGGGACGCTTTCATCGCGCCGGTCCGTGGCTGTTCGATGTGGCGCACAACGCCGACGGCGCCGCCACGGTGGCGGCCAATCTGCTCGAGGTCGGTGCACCGCTGCCCGTAAGCGCCGTCGTGTGCGTGCTGCGCGACAAGGACTGGGCAGGAATTCTCCGAGCGGTGGCGCGGGTGGCCACGCACATCGTGGTGACGATGGCGCCCACGGCCCCAGTGGCGCGTGCCTGGAATCTGGACGAGGTCATGGCATGGGCTGAGGCCGAAGGGCTGCCAGTCCAGCGTGTCGACGATTTCGCGCTGGCGCTCGACCGCGCACGTGAACATGCCGCCACCGTGCTCGTGACGGGATCATTTCACACGGTCGGCGATGCCATGGAGCGGTTGCAGGTCGATCCGCTCGCTCGGTAA
- the accD gene encoding acetyl-CoA carboxylase, carboxyltransferase subunit beta encodes MAWFRKDKKPRQPRRERLEIPPDTWEKCEACGHTDIRDKFLRNLNVCPECDFHRRVRAWDYAAMLLDEGSTVEVGSELRSVDPLGFPDYPARLKRALTNAGDSDAILTVTGLLEGLPVGIGIMDFAFMGGSMGSVVGEKIARLGQRSLEKKHPLVIVCASGGARMQEGILSLMQMAKTSAVLSQLAERRIPYISVLTNPTTGGVSASFAMLGDAILAEPGAVIGFAGPRVIKQTLGQDLPEGFQTAEFLLEKGMVDQVVHRKELRDTLSRLMRHMTGRPASAGHAQES; translated from the coding sequence ATGGCCTGGTTCCGGAAGGATAAAAAGCCCCGACAGCCGCGACGTGAGCGCCTCGAGATTCCCCCCGACACGTGGGAGAAGTGCGAGGCCTGCGGGCATACGGATATCCGCGACAAGTTCTTGCGGAATCTGAATGTCTGCCCCGAGTGCGATTTCCATCGCCGTGTGCGGGCGTGGGATTACGCCGCGATGCTGCTCGACGAAGGCTCGACCGTTGAAGTGGGAAGTGAACTGCGTTCCGTCGATCCGCTCGGCTTTCCCGACTATCCTGCCCGCCTCAAGCGCGCCCTTACGAACGCTGGTGACAGCGACGCGATTCTCACTGTGACGGGGCTCCTCGAGGGGCTCCCCGTGGGCATCGGGATCATGGACTTCGCGTTCATGGGTGGCTCGATGGGCTCCGTCGTCGGCGAGAAGATCGCGCGACTCGGGCAGCGGTCGCTCGAGAAGAAGCATCCGCTCGTCATCGTCTGCGCCTCCGGCGGCGCGCGCATGCAGGAGGGTATTCTCTCCCTCATGCAGATGGCGAAGACGTCAGCCGTGCTGTCTCAGCTGGCCGAACGTCGCATTCCGTACATTTCCGTGTTGACCAACCCGACCACGGGTGGCGTCAGCGCCAGTTTCGCGATGCTGGGTGATGCGATCCTAGCCGAGCCGGGTGCCGTCATCGGTTTCGCGGGGCCGCGCGTCATCAAGCAGACGCTTGGGCAGGACCTCCCCGAAGGATTTCAGACGGCGGAGTTTCTCCTCGAGAAGGGCATGGTCGATCAGGTCGTGCACCGGAAGGAGTTGCGGGATACACTTTCGCGGCTCATGAGGCATATGACCGGACGTCCCGCGTCGGCGGGGCACGCGCAGGAAAGCTGA